CCCGCGGCTCCCAGGTGGAGATCGTGCAGAACATCGGCCGAGCGCTCCGGCTGAACCGCGACGGCAGCACGAAGACCGCGCGCATCATCGTGCCGGTCTTCCTGGAGGCCGGGGAGGACCCCACCGACATGGTCGCCTCCGCCAGCTTCAAGCCGCTCGTGGCCGTGCTCCAGGGCCTTCGCAGTCACGATGAGCGCCTGGTCGAGCAGCTCGCCTCCCGCGCCCTGTCCCGGGGACGGCACGAGCGCAAGATCCACGTCCAGCGCGACGAGGACGGGCGGATCATCGGATCCGGTGGCGAGGGCGACGGTGAGGACCAGGAGCAGGACGACACCGATGCCGCTGCCGAGTCGGCGCTGCTGCACTTCTCCAGCCCGCGTGACGCGGCGACCATCGCGGCGTTCCTGCGCACCCGGGTCTACCGGCCCGACAGCCTCGTGTGGCTGGAGGGCTATCAGGCCCTGCTGCGCTGGCGGAAGGAGAACAAGATCACCGGCGTCTACGCCGTCCCGTACGACACCGAGACCGCCGTCGGCGCCACCAAGGACTTCCCCCTCGGCCGGTGGGTACACCAGCAGCGCAAGGCCCTGCGCGCCGGAGAACTGGAGAAACAGCGCAAGGAACTGCTCGACCTGCCGGAGGCCGGGATGGTCTGGGAGCCAGGCGAGGAAGCCTGGGAGGCCAAACTCGCCGCACTCCGGACCTACCGGCGGGCCACCGGGCACCTCGCACCGCGTCAGGACGCAGTGTGGGGCGAGGACGAGGCGATGGTGCCCATCGGGCAGCACATGGCCAACCTCCGGCGCAAAGGCACGAAGAACGGCCTCGGCAAGGACCCCGAGCGAGCCGCCGTACGCGCGGCACAACTCACCGCGATCGACCCGGACTGGAACTGCCCCTGGCCGCTCGACTGGCAACGCCACTACCGCGTCCTCGCGGACCTGGTCGACGCCGACGGGCACCTGCCCGACATCGCACCCGGCGTGCTGATGGACGGCGACGACCTCGGCAAATGGCTCCAGCAGCAGAAGCAGCCGGGCACCTGGGCACGGCTCCTACCCGAGCAGCAGGAGCGACTGACGCTGTTGGGCATCAAGCCGCTTGAGGCGCCGTCTCCCGCCCCGGCGGCCGAGCGTTCGGTGAAGGGCCCGAGCAAGGCGCAACAGGCGTTCCAGCGCGGCCTGGCAGCCCTCACACAGTGGGTGGAACGGGAAGGCGCCCACCGGCCCGTTCCGCGCAGCCACAACGAACAGATCACGGTCGACGGCGAGACCGCGCCGGTGACCGTGAAGCTGGGCGTATGGGTCTCGAACACCAAGGCCCGGCGGGACAAGCTCAGCGCGGAGCAGCTGGGCGCGCTGCGGGAGCTGAGTGTCGACTGGGCATGACGGTCCGGCGCTGAGCCGGAGTGCGCGAGACCCCGGGGCCGTGAAGGTCCCAGGGTCTCGTGCGTGAGGCCGCTGCAACACGGTGGTGCAACAGCGGTCTCCGGGCGGGCATCTGGCCCGTCACCGCAGGTCAGGTGTGCAACGTGGTTCGGGCGCTGCGGTCAGATACTCGCTAACCCCGAGCGGTGTCACGGTCCTTCGCACTCGTCGATCCAGTGCGCGAGGAGGCTTAGGGCTGCGAGGCGTTCCAGTGCCTGCTGGGCGGTCATTTCGTCGGAGGCCACGT
This genomic window from Streptomyces flavofungini contains:
- a CDS encoding DEAD/DEAH box helicase — translated: MSVIQLREHQVDQRAAFRRWVGFPARSSVPPQGARGTIVSATGSGKTITAAACALDCFPDGRILDTVPTLDLLAQTAQAWRAVGHRSPMVAVCSLENDPVLNSLGVRTTTNPIQLALWAGSGPVVVFATYASLVDREDIDAPVDQRKVRGPLEAALAGGERLYGQQMDGFNLAVVDEAHGTAGDLGRPWAAIHDNTRIPADFRLYLTATPRILASPRPQKGADGQDVELASMGQDSETYGPWLAELGLSEAIERGILAGFEIDVLEIRDPSPPLGESQEAKRGRRLALLQTALLEHAAAHNLRTVMTFHQKVEEAAAFAEKLPETAAQLYASDATGDDLAAADKLPKSTIGAEFYDLEAGRHVPPDRVWSAWLCGDHLVTERREALRQFANGIDAAGRRVHRAFLASVRVLGEGVDITGERGVEAICFADTRGSQVEIVQNIGRALRLNRDGSTKTARIIVPVFLEAGEDPTDMVASASFKPLVAVLQGLRSHDERLVEQLASRALSRGRHERKIHVQRDEDGRIIGSGGEGDGEDQEQDDTDAAAESALLHFSSPRDAATIAAFLRTRVYRPDSLVWLEGYQALLRWRKENKITGVYAVPYDTETAVGATKDFPLGRWVHQQRKALRAGELEKQRKELLDLPEAGMVWEPGEEAWEAKLAALRTYRRATGHLAPRQDAVWGEDEAMVPIGQHMANLRRKGTKNGLGKDPERAAVRAAQLTAIDPDWNCPWPLDWQRHYRVLADLVDADGHLPDIAPGVLMDGDDLGKWLQQQKQPGTWARLLPEQQERLTLLGIKPLEAPSPAPAAERSVKGPSKAQQAFQRGLAALTQWVEREGAHRPVPRSHNEQITVDGETAPVTVKLGVWVSNTKARRDKLSAEQLGALRELSVDWA